A genomic region of Chelonia mydas isolate rCheMyd1 chromosome 9, rCheMyd1.pri.v2, whole genome shotgun sequence contains the following coding sequences:
- the YIPF6 gene encoding protein YIPF6 has product MDTRASDAISTRAARADDTVDPSPRRINSSRGSEAKMAEAEESRSGGAAKPLFAGLSDVSISEDIPVEGEITVPVGSHSPDEDYSTLDEPVKDTIMRDLKAVGKKFVHVMYPKKSSALLRDWDLWGPLVLCVSLALMLQGGSADSKEDGGPQFAEVFVIIWFGAVVITLNSKLLGGTISFFQSLCVLGYCVLPLTVAMLVCRLVLLASSGTVSFIVRLVVVMAMFGWSTLASTAFLADSQPPNRKALVVYPIFLFYFVISWMILTFTHQ; this is encoded by the exons ATGGATACTCGGGCGAGTGACGCAATCTCTACGCGCGCTGCGCGGGCCGATGACACAGTGGATCCGTCTCCACGTCGCATCAACAGCAGCCGGGGTAGCGAGGCCAAGATGGCGGAGGCAGAGGAGAGTAGGTCTGGGGGAGCCGCGAAACCGCTG TTTGCAGGTCTCTCAGATGTGTCAATATCAGAAGATATTCCAGTGGAAGGGGAGATCACAGTTCCTGTTGGATCTCACTCCCCTGATGAAGACTACTCCACATTGGATGAACCTGTTAAAGATACTATT ATGCGAGATCTAAAGGCAGTTGGAAAGAAATTTGTGCATGTCATGTATCCCAAAAAGAGCAGCGCGCTCCTTAGAGACT GGGATCTTTGGGGTCCTTTGGTGCTGTGTGTGTCACTTGCACT GATGCTTCAGGGAGGGTCAGCAGACAGTAAAGAAGATGGAGGTCCCCAGTTTGCTGAGGTCTTTGTTATCATCTGGTTTGGAGCAGTTGTCATTACACTAAACTCAAAACTGCTTGGAGGAACCAT ATCTTTTTTTCAGAGCCTTTGTGTCCTGGGTTACTgtgtcctgcctctgacagtggctatGCTCGTGTGCAGGCTGGTACTACTAGCAAGCTCGGGGACTGTCAGCTTCATTGTGCGACTTGTTGTAGTGATGGCTATGTTTGGCTGGTCAACCCTAG CGTCCACAGCCTTTCTGGCAGACAGCCAGCCTCCAAATCGCAAGGCTCTTGTTGTTTACCCCATCTTCCTCTTCTACTTTGTTATCAGCTGGATGATTCTCACCTTTACACATCAGTGA